Proteins encoded within one genomic window of Brassica rapa cultivar Chiifu-401-42 chromosome A09, CAAS_Brap_v3.01, whole genome shotgun sequence:
- the LOC103842081 gene encoding NADH dehydrogenase [ubiquinone] iron-sulfur protein 5-B, with amino-acid sequence MASGWGITGNKGRCYDFWMDFSECMSHCREPKDCSLLREDYLECLHHSKEFQRRNRIYKEEQRKLRAASRKGEETGDATHTHH; translated from the exons ATGGCGTCGGGGTGGGGAATAACGGGAAACAAGGGGAGATGTTACGATTTCTGGATGGATTTCAGCGAGTGTATGTCTCACTGCAGAGAGCCCAAGGATTGCTCTCTTCTTCGTGAAGACTACCTCGAGTGTCTCCACCATTCCAAAGAG TTCCAACGAAGAAACAGGATTTACAAAGAGGAACAGCGTAAACTAAGAGCTGCTTCAAGGAAAGGTGAAGAAACTGGCGATGCTACTCATACTCATCACTGA
- the LOC103842082 gene encoding double-stranded RNA-binding protein 4, translating to MDHMYKSQLQSYALKQNMELPVYAAERQGPAHAPRFRCKVTVCGQTFQSQEFCPTLKAAEHAAAKVALASLTPLNPEGVVVDVAYKNLLQEIAQKENSLLPVYGTSTSGPSHAPTFTSTVEFAGNVYRGEEAKTKKLAEMNAAKVAFMSIKYGHPNQSPSSPSMTSEKQEAANSNVKSSEQVSPSQPSKMVTPDVPSKWIEVYEDELPDVLNAPAINTAASPVATHPNEDATLTAAPAATNSTEMMNVAAADSSAMPTNNVNEPPPRVEESEKKLVMGSGYQSIPSGQHVVCRPWNPGMTLPEDAEMLFRDDRFIAYRVVKQ from the exons ATGGATCATATGTACAAGAGCCAACTGCAATCATATGCACTGAAGCAAAACATGGAGCTTCCCGTCTATGCCGCCGAGAGACAAGGACCTGCGCATGCTCCGCGGTTCCGATGTAAGGTCACTGTTTGCGGACAGACGTTTCAGAGCCAAGAGTTCTGTCCAACACTAAAAGCGGCTGAACATGCTGCTGCTAAAGTAGCATTGGCTTCGTTGACGCCGTTGAATCCGGAG GGAGTTGTTGTTGATGTTGCTTACAAGAACCTGTTACAAGAAATTGCGCAGAAAGAAAACTCTCTTTTACCGGTTTATGGAACTTCTACATCTGGTCCATCTCATGCTCCTACTTTTACCTCAACGGTTGAGTTTGCAGGGAATGTCTACAGAGGAGAAGAAGCAAAGACCAAAAAGCTAGCTGAAATGAATGCTGCCAAAGTAGCATTCATGAGCATAAAATATG GACACCCAAACCAGTCCCCGTCATCGCCTTCTATGACTAGTGAGAAACAAGAAGCTGCAAATTCAAATGTGAAGAGCAGTGAACAAGTGAGCCCTTCCCAACCTTCCAAGATGGTGACTCCTGATGTCCCGTCAAAGTGGATTGAAGTGTACGAAGATG AACTCCCAGATGTTCTGAATGCACCAGCCATAAACACTGCTGCATCGCCTGTGGCTACTCATCCTAATGAAGATGCTACTCTTACTGCCGCACCAGCTGCTACCAATTCTACGGAGATGATGAACGTTGCTGCTGCTGACTCTTCGGCTATGCCCACAAACAATGTTAATGAACCACCACCACGTGTAGAAGAGAGTGAGAAGAAGCTGGTAATGGGAAGTGGGTACCAGAGTATACCAAGTGGCCAACATGTAGTTTGTCGTCCATGGAACCCGGGGATGACTCTTCCTGAAGACGCGGAGATGCTCTTTAGGGACGACAGATTCATTGCTTATCGTGTCGTGAAGCAATAA
- the LOC103842083 gene encoding mitochondrial zinc maintenance protein 1, mitochondrial has translation MGFKYEPSKGPVKLEPSSEVDDGGGDETRPERKEGGEMVTGEALIAYRALLRATRRSFAGDVEMLKASASEIRKKFEESRHVVSEIPRLLEEAREATQFISTMIVQAKLNERGGYEVKASQEHAGATLELPTEAMLRTKSV, from the exons ATGGGCTTTAAATATGAACCTTCTAAGGGCCCAGTGAAATTGGAGCCTTCGTCAGAAGTAGACGACGGCGGAGGAGACGAGACACGACCCGAAAGGAAGGAAGGAGGAGAAATGGTGACAGGAGAAGCGTTGATCGCATACAGAGCCCTGCTCAGGGCTACGAGGAGATCGTTTGCCGGAGATGTAGAGATGCTGAAGGCGTCGGCGTCTGAGATCCGTAAGAAATTCGAAGAGAGCCGCCACGTGGTTTCCGAGATCCCTCGGCTCCTGGAAGAAGCGCGTGAGGCGACTCAATTCATTTCCACCATGATCGTTCAAGCAAAGCTCAACGAACGCGGCGGATACG AGGTGAAAGCAAGCCAGGAACACGCGGGAGCTACTCTGGAGCTTCCGACAGAGGCAATGCTTCGGACAAAATCTGTGTGA
- the LOC103842084 gene encoding pectinesterase inhibitor 6, with product MSSSITVSLIFFLLSLGSTSSLPSKRSGYVQNACSVTHYQNLCVQSLAPFSSVAKNSPSKWARAGVSVAISDNKDVLRSLLRMRRSAFGKRDRVALSDCRELLQDSLDNLHKSLAVLRTLRAGEFQEQMSDLATWLSTALTDKDTCLDGFEKTSAKSAMVRMIRRRVTTSMYMSSISLALLNKLAANGL from the coding sequence atgAGTTCTTCGATCACAGTTTCACTTATCTTCTTTCTCCTTTCACTCGGTTCAACTTCATCGTTACCGTCTAAACGCAGCGGCTACGTCCAAAACGCATGCAGCGTTACACACTACCAAAATCTCTGCGTTCAATCGCTAGCGCCGTTTTCATCAGTCGCCAAGAACAGTCCCAGCAAATGGGCACGTGCCGGCGTTTCAGTGGCCATATCCGACAACAAAGACGTCCTTAGGTCCCTTCTCAGAATGCGACGTTCAGCGTTTGGGAAACGCGACCGAGTGGCTTTGTCGGATTGTCGAGAGCTGCTCCAAGACTCTCTTGATAATCTTCACAAGTCCTTAGCCGTGCTCCGGACACTCAGAGCCGGCGAGTTTCAGGAGCAGATGAGTGATCTTGCCACATGGCTTAGCACTGCTCTTACGGATAAGGACACGTGTCTTGATGGGTTTGAAAAGACGTCGGCGAAGTCAGCAATGGTCAGGATGATCCGGAGGAGAGTCACGACGTCTATGTATATGTCAAGCATTTCCCTCGCACTGCTTAACAAGCTAGCGGCTAATGGTTTGTAA